Proteins from one Candidatus Hydrogenedentota bacterium genomic window:
- a CDS encoding sigma 54-interacting transcriptional regulator, with product MQAFARIRRTGDSAGRLSRDNRRSSRHRGGHAMTCAGNRYCLRMTTGPMPGMSWSLTEPLTLVGRSMGCHIRVDDSHVSRVQCEIAREGSSVRLRTISERNPTMVNGNACNNAVLTPGDVISFCGISLVIDQNPAADTALAPFAMDTRTTQSLDDIVHLQSSFDANRYTHDATLVEDLHSLVGIVRALGRATSLDALIAQLVNHLTDRFRAESVWIGLRMQADGVLILLPPVTAEQTRTAPFGVMREACAMSAGLMIEGADNTEGRWLIAAPLLHGGESIGALVVGRPRSLGEFTPADLQYLVAVADCCAPLIRAAERFEQMQRDMNAKSEEPYTSVQLLGDSREMRALQGEIRRAAATRVHVILQGETGVGKELAARMLHDHSARCSGPYIVVNCAAIAPELFESEMFGHERGAFTGAIRRRKGLFELAQGGTLFLDEIAELSLANQAHLLRAVETGTFRPVGAERELKVDVRVVCATNRPLPDPEQRYFRNDLYHRLAGIVLRIKPLRERRDDIRVLAAHFLRTAALHSASHPTGFADAALEKLAAYAWPGNVRELRNVVERACDLSRGPYVDAENILIEDAAPIGPIHRENATLEDLERQHLVAMLQRHNNRVVDVARALGISRSTLYYRLSRHGIKARQPK from the coding sequence GTGCAAGCTTTCGCCCGGATTCGACGTACCGGAGATAGCGCTGGCCGGTTATCCCGAGACAACCGTCGTTCCTCTCGCCATCGAGGCGGTCACGCCATGACCTGTGCTGGCAATCGCTACTGCCTACGCATGACGACAGGCCCAATGCCCGGAATGTCTTGGTCATTGACGGAGCCATTGACGCTTGTCGGCCGCTCAATGGGTTGCCACATTCGAGTTGACGACTCGCATGTATCGCGCGTGCAATGCGAGATTGCGCGCGAAGGCTCAAGCGTCCGGCTGCGAACTATTAGTGAGCGTAATCCGACGATGGTGAATGGTAACGCATGCAACAATGCGGTACTCACGCCTGGCGATGTTATTTCATTCTGCGGGATTTCGCTGGTGATAGACCAAAACCCGGCAGCGGATACTGCATTGGCCCCATTCGCAATGGACACCCGGACGACTCAGTCATTAGACGATATTGTCCATTTGCAGTCCTCGTTCGATGCGAATAGGTATACACACGACGCAACCTTGGTCGAAGATCTGCATTCACTGGTTGGTATCGTGCGCGCACTGGGCAGGGCCACGTCACTCGACGCATTGATAGCGCAACTGGTAAACCATTTGACGGACCGGTTCCGCGCAGAGAGCGTTTGGATCGGACTGCGCATGCAGGCGGATGGCGTCTTGATTCTCCTTCCGCCCGTAACGGCGGAGCAAACACGTACCGCGCCGTTTGGCGTTATGCGTGAGGCGTGCGCAATGTCAGCAGGCCTCATGATTGAGGGGGCCGATAATACGGAGGGGCGCTGGCTTATCGCAGCACCGTTGCTGCACGGCGGAGAGAGTATTGGCGCACTTGTTGTCGGCCGTCCGCGTTCGCTAGGGGAGTTCACGCCGGCAGACCTGCAGTATCTCGTAGCGGTAGCGGATTGCTGCGCCCCATTGATCCGCGCGGCGGAACGGTTCGAGCAAATGCAGCGTGACATGAATGCAAAGTCGGAAGAACCATATACGTCTGTTCAACTTTTGGGGGACAGCCGTGAGATGCGCGCGCTTCAAGGCGAAATCCGCCGGGCCGCCGCGACGCGGGTACATGTGATATTACAGGGTGAAACCGGAGTAGGCAAAGAGTTAGCGGCGCGCATGCTTCATGACCACAGCGCTCGATGTTCCGGTCCGTATATCGTGGTGAACTGCGCCGCCATTGCCCCCGAACTATTCGAGAGTGAAATGTTTGGCCATGAACGCGGTGCGTTCACGGGCGCAATTAGGCGGAGAAAGGGGCTATTTGAACTGGCCCAGGGCGGTACGCTTTTTCTAGACGAGATCGCGGAACTGAGTCTTGCCAATCAGGCGCACCTGTTGCGCGCGGTGGAAACCGGCACGTTTAGACCAGTGGGCGCTGAACGGGAATTGAAAGTAGATGTTCGCGTTGTTTGCGCAACAAACCGGCCTCTCCCGGACCCCGAACAACGCTATTTCCGGAACGATCTCTACCATCGCCTCGCCGGGATCGTTCTGCGCATCAAACCATTGCGGGAACGTAGGGATGACATACGGGTGCTCGCCGCGCATTTTCTAAGAACAGCCGCGCTGCATTCAGCCAGCCATCCGACGGGATTCGCAGACGCAGCATTGGAAAAACTGGCGGCGTATGCCTGGCCCGGAAACGTGCGCGAACTGCGCAACGTTGTAGAGCGCGCCTGCGACTTGTCGCGCGGCCCATACGTTGACGCCGAGAATATCCTGATTGAAGATGCTGCGCCTATCGGACCGATTCATCGCGAGAACGCAACGCTGGAAGACTTAGAACGTCAGCACCTCGTCGCGATGCTGCAGCGCCACAACAACAGGGTTGTGGATGTCGCGCGCGCCCTCGGGATCTCTCGCAGCACGCTCTATTACCGACTTTCACGCCACGGAATTAAGGCGCGCCAACCAAAGTAG
- the narH gene encoding nitrate reductase subunit beta has translation MDVRAHVAMVFHLDKCIGCHTCSVACKNVWTDRPGAEYMWWNNVETKPGTGYPTLWEDQLNYKGGWELTANRELKLRCQNKVSSFLKLFYNPNQPGLDDYYEPWTYKYQDLFDAEAGDDQPTAVPVSQITGEVIDIEAGPNWDDDLSGSPVYAENDPNLRHLTEDERRMLFEIENISMMYLPRICNHCANPSCVASCPSGALYKRGEDGIVLVNQDKCRGWRACVSACPYKKMYYNWQTGKSEKCILCYPRVETGQPPACFHACVGRIRYMGVLLYDADRIEEAMKAPEHSLVEAQRSVILDPNDPEVVRGAAESGVSDIFVAVARRSPVYKYVKEWELALPLHPEFRTMPMLYYVPPLLPISGRMGDGIYEHDADEFFSHLDKARLPMRYLAALFAAGNEEIVRLVMKKQMAVRYFKRAQEVDDVDPEKVKRVLREAHVTPETAEAIYRMTALGNMENRYVMPPIQREEAIEGMGNNGCSPEFCKGACGFGATQPPRRGA, from the coding sequence ATGGACGTACGCGCACACGTTGCGATGGTGTTCCACCTCGATAAATGCATCGGGTGTCACACATGCAGCGTCGCATGTAAGAACGTCTGGACCGACCGGCCCGGCGCCGAATACATGTGGTGGAACAATGTCGAGACGAAACCGGGCACCGGCTACCCCACGCTGTGGGAGGACCAGCTCAACTACAAGGGCGGTTGGGAACTCACTGCAAACCGCGAACTGAAACTACGGTGCCAGAACAAGGTCAGCAGTTTTCTGAAACTGTTCTACAATCCCAACCAGCCGGGTCTCGACGACTACTACGAGCCCTGGACATACAAGTACCAGGACCTCTTCGACGCCGAGGCGGGCGACGACCAACCGACGGCCGTCCCCGTTTCGCAGATCACCGGCGAGGTCATCGACATCGAAGCCGGACCGAACTGGGACGACGACCTCAGCGGCTCGCCGGTCTACGCCGAAAACGATCCGAACCTGCGCCACCTCACGGAAGATGAGCGGCGCATGCTGTTCGAGATCGAGAACATCTCGATGATGTACCTGCCGCGCATCTGCAACCACTGCGCGAATCCAAGCTGCGTGGCGTCCTGCCCTTCCGGCGCGCTCTACAAACGCGGCGAAGACGGCATCGTGCTGGTCAATCAGGACAAATGCCGCGGCTGGCGAGCGTGTGTGTCGGCCTGCCCCTACAAAAAGATGTACTACAACTGGCAGACCGGCAAATCGGAAAAGTGCATCCTGTGCTACCCGCGCGTCGAGACCGGCCAGCCACCCGCATGTTTCCATGCATGCGTGGGCCGCATCCGGTATATGGGCGTGCTGCTGTATGACGCCGACCGCATCGAAGAAGCGATGAAGGCGCCGGAGCATTCGCTCGTCGAGGCGCAACGAAGCGTAATCCTCGATCCGAACGATCCCGAAGTCGTTCGCGGCGCGGCGGAGTCGGGCGTCAGCGACATTTTCGTCGCGGTGGCGCGGCGCTCGCCAGTGTACAAGTACGTAAAGGAATGGGAACTCGCGTTGCCGCTGCACCCCGAGTTCCGCACCATGCCGATGCTCTACTACGTGCCGCCCCTGTTACCGATCTCCGGGCGCATGGGCGACGGCATCTACGAACACGACGCCGATGAGTTCTTTTCTCATCTCGATAAGGCGCGCCTGCCAATGCGGTACCTGGCCGCGTTGTTTGCCGCGGGCAACGAGGAAATCGTTCGACTGGTCATGAAGAAACAGATGGCAGTGCGTTACTTCAAACGCGCGCAGGAAGTCGACGACGTGGACCCGGAAAAAGTGAAGCGCGTGCTGCGCGAGGCGCACGTCACGCCGGAAACGGCGGAAGCCATCTACCGCATGACCGCGCTGGGCAATATGGAGAACCGCTACGTAATGCCGCCCATCCAGCGCGAGGAAGCCATCGAGGGCATGGGGAACAACGGATGCTCGCCGGAATTCTGCAAGGGCGCCTGCGGGTTCGGCGCCACGCAACCGCCGCGGCGGGGGGCCTGA
- a CDS encoding nitrate reductase subunit alpha: MSWIKDLFAPKQRSWEEFYRNRWAFDKIVRSTHGVNCTGGCSWNIYVKQGIVTWEMQALDYPVFDRSVAPYEPRGCQRGISYSWYIYSPLRVKYPYIRGALLDLWYAAKRKYPNDPVAAWKSIVTDQASRKKYHTARGKGGLRRASWQDAKEIISAANIYTVINHGSDRLIGFSPIPAMSMISYAAGARFLQLMGGVSMSFYDWYCDLPPASPEIWGEQTDVAESADWFHSKFIATVGSNVLMTRTPDAHFLVEARHNGAKVVVFSPDFSQTSKVADEWIPIHQGQDGAFWMAVNHVILKECFVERRVDYFTDYLKKYTDAPFVVQLQDAGNGAYKAGAYLRASQMAATKDEDLAKWKMFVVDEDTDELKMPKGTVGHRWQKEKGHWNLKLEDDKTGAQINPLLSLKGRGESVTVEFWDFSQSTNDKPVRRSVPARKIDTVNGPVWVTTAFDLMLAQHGVSNGQPGEWPTSYEDDAQPYTPAWQEQFTGIKASVVTNFARQWAKTAERTQGKCMIIIGAGVNHWYHNNLIYRACITTLMLTGCVGRNGGGWNHYVGQEKLAPQASWAPIAFGADWAGPPRHQNSPSFHYVHSDQWRYDMPFNEICVVGDEKHRMASGHTIDKQALAVRCGWLPFFPQFTRSNFDVVRDAEAAGAKTNEEIVKHVVQRLKDRSLKFASEDPDAPECWPRVWYIWRGNALQASAKGHEYFLKHYLGTHHNSIATEVAEEHVKEVTWHDKLELGKMDLVVDLNFRMDTSALYSDIVLPTATYYEKDDLNSTDMHSFIHPLQAAVPPCWESKSDWQIFREIAHHTTELAKRYLPKPVKDLVATPLAHDTPAEVAQPSIKDWAKGECEPIPGKTMPNLAIVERDYTKVYQKFISLGPNFRDKGIGMHGTIYSVADLYDEYMLTHPVEEWGGKSYPSLFEDRSVCDAILAFAAETNGECAYRAYAAEAVKTGIDHTHAAEHTRAVRMSFKDICTEPRRFLTTPYWSGDVNDGRTYAAYTQNIEGLVPWRTLSGRQHFYLDHEAYRAFGEHLPTFKPRADRHTTRDLEHTKSDHGSLVLNYLTPHGKWHIHSTYGDTLRMETLSRGIEPFWMNDDDAGLLGIQDNDWVEITNDHGVVVTRACVSARIPRGICFIYHATERTVGVPKAPGRGNKRAGAHNSLTRARLKPLFMIGGYGQFTYAFNYWGPTGVNRDTYVVVRRIAKPEW, encoded by the coding sequence ATGAGTTGGATTAAGGATTTGTTCGCGCCGAAACAGCGGTCGTGGGAAGAGTTCTACCGCAATCGGTGGGCGTTCGACAAAATCGTCCGCAGCACGCACGGCGTCAACTGCACGGGCGGATGCAGTTGGAACATCTACGTGAAGCAGGGCATCGTTACGTGGGAAATGCAGGCGCTCGATTACCCCGTATTCGATCGCAGCGTCGCGCCGTACGAGCCGCGCGGCTGCCAGCGCGGCATCTCATACTCCTGGTATATCTACAGCCCGCTGCGCGTGAAGTATCCGTATATTCGCGGCGCGCTGCTGGATCTCTGGTACGCGGCAAAGCGCAAATACCCAAATGATCCCGTCGCGGCGTGGAAGTCGATCGTCACCGATCAGGCGTCGCGCAAGAAATACCACACCGCCCGCGGCAAAGGCGGACTCCGCCGCGCCTCGTGGCAGGATGCGAAAGAGATTATCTCGGCGGCGAATATCTATACCGTGATTAATCACGGCTCCGACCGCCTGATCGGCTTTTCTCCCATTCCCGCAATGTCGATGATCAGCTACGCGGCCGGCGCGCGGTTCCTGCAATTGATGGGCGGCGTGTCTATGTCGTTTTACGACTGGTACTGCGACCTGCCACCCGCCTCTCCGGAAATCTGGGGCGAACAGACCGACGTCGCCGAGAGCGCGGACTGGTTCCACTCGAAATTCATCGCCACGGTCGGTTCGAACGTGCTCATGACGCGCACGCCCGACGCGCACTTCCTCGTCGAAGCACGGCACAATGGCGCAAAGGTGGTCGTGTTCTCGCCCGACTTCAGCCAGACCTCGAAGGTCGCCGATGAATGGATTCCAATTCATCAAGGCCAGGACGGCGCGTTCTGGATGGCGGTCAACCACGTCATCCTCAAGGAATGCTTCGTCGAACGTAGAGTCGACTATTTCACGGACTATCTCAAGAAATACACCGACGCGCCGTTTGTCGTGCAACTCCAAGACGCAGGAAACGGAGCGTACAAAGCCGGCGCATACCTCCGCGCGTCGCAGATGGCCGCGACCAAAGACGAAGACCTCGCCAAATGGAAGATGTTTGTGGTCGACGAGGACACGGACGAACTCAAAATGCCGAAAGGCACCGTCGGCCACCGGTGGCAGAAAGAGAAAGGGCACTGGAACCTCAAGCTTGAAGATGACAAGACCGGCGCGCAAATCAATCCACTGCTCTCGCTCAAAGGCCGCGGCGAAAGCGTAACCGTCGAGTTCTGGGATTTCTCGCAATCGACAAATGACAAGCCCGTCCGCCGTAGCGTGCCCGCGCGGAAAATCGACACCGTAAATGGCCCGGTGTGGGTGACGACGGCGTTCGACTTGATGCTCGCGCAGCATGGCGTGAGCAATGGCCAGCCCGGCGAATGGCCCACGAGTTATGAAGACGACGCGCAACCCTACACACCCGCTTGGCAGGAGCAGTTCACGGGGATCAAGGCGTCGGTCGTGACGAACTTCGCGCGGCAATGGGCGAAAACCGCCGAGCGCACGCAGGGCAAGTGCATGATCATCATCGGCGCGGGCGTCAACCACTGGTACCATAACAACCTGATCTACCGCGCCTGCATCACCACGCTGATGCTCACGGGCTGCGTCGGCCGCAACGGAGGCGGCTGGAACCACTACGTGGGCCAGGAGAAACTCGCGCCGCAGGCATCATGGGCGCCCATTGCATTCGGCGCGGACTGGGCCGGTCCGCCGCGCCACCAGAATTCTCCGTCGTTCCACTACGTCCACTCCGATCAGTGGCGCTACGACATGCCGTTCAACGAAATCTGCGTCGTCGGCGACGAAAAACACCGCATGGCGTCGGGCCACACGATCGACAAGCAGGCGCTCGCCGTCCGTTGCGGCTGGCTGCCGTTTTTCCCGCAGTTCACGCGCAGCAACTTCGACGTCGTTCGAGACGCCGAGGCCGCGGGTGCAAAGACGAACGAGGAGATCGTCAAGCATGTTGTGCAGCGCTTGAAAGACCGCTCGCTCAAATTCGCGTCAGAAGACCCCGACGCGCCCGAGTGCTGGCCGCGCGTGTGGTACATCTGGCGCGGAAATGCGCTGCAAGCCTCCGCAAAAGGGCACGAGTATTTCCTGAAGCACTATCTGGGCACGCACCACAACAGCATCGCGACGGAAGTCGCCGAGGAACACGTGAAGGAAGTCACCTGGCACGACAAACTCGAGCTCGGGAAGATGGACCTCGTCGTCGATCTGAACTTCCGCATGGACACGTCGGCGCTGTACTCCGACATCGTGCTGCCGACCGCCACGTATTACGAAAAGGACGACCTCAACTCGACGGACATGCACTCGTTCATTCATCCCCTGCAGGCAGCCGTCCCGCCGTGCTGGGAGTCCAAGAGCGACTGGCAGATTTTCCGCGAGATCGCGCACCACACAACAGAACTGGCGAAACGATATCTGCCGAAACCGGTTAAGGATCTCGTGGCCACGCCGCTTGCGCACGACACACCCGCCGAGGTCGCGCAGCCGTCAATCAAGGACTGGGCGAAGGGCGAGTGCGAACCCATTCCGGGAAAGACCATGCCGAACCTCGCGATTGTCGAGCGCGATTACACAAAGGTCTATCAGAAGTTCATCAGCCTCGGCCCGAATTTCCGCGACAAGGGAATTGGCATGCACGGGACGATCTACAGCGTCGCCGACCTCTACGACGAATACATGCTCACGCATCCCGTCGAGGAATGGGGCGGAAAGAGCTATCCGTCCTTGTTCGAGGACCGCAGCGTGTGCGACGCCATTCTCGCGTTCGCGGCAGAGACGAACGGCGAATGCGCGTATCGCGCCTACGCCGCCGAGGCGGTGAAGACCGGCATCGACCACACGCACGCTGCCGAGCACACGCGCGCCGTGCGCATGTCGTTCAAAGACATCTGCACCGAACCGCGCCGGTTCCTGACGACGCCGTATTGGAGCGGCGATGTGAACGACGGCCGCACGTACGCAGCGTACACACAAAACATCGAAGGGCTCGTGCCATGGCGCACGCTGAGCGGGCGGCAGCATTTCTACCTCGACCACGAGGCGTACCGCGCGTTCGGCGAGCACTTGCCGACGTTCAAGCCACGCGCCGACCGTCACACCACGCGCGACCTCGAACACACGAAGTCCGATCACGGATCGCTCGTCCTCAATTACCTCACCCCCCACGGGAAGTGGCACATCCACTCCACCTACGGCGACACGTTGCGCATGGAAACGCTTTCGCGCGGCATCGAGCCGTTCTGGATGAACGATGACGACGCCGGCCTGCTCGGCATTCAGGACAACGACTGGGTCGAAATTACGAACGACCACGGAGTCGTCGTAACGCGCGCGTGCGTCAGCGCGCGCATCCCGCGCGGCATCTGTTTCATTTACCACGCGACCGAGCGCACCGTCGGCGTGCCGAAGGCGCCAGGCCGCGGCAATAAACGCGCGGGCGCGCACAACAGCCTGACCCGCGCGCGCCTGAAACCGCTGTTCATGATCGGCGGCTACGGACAATTCACCTATGCGTTCAACTACTGGGGACCCACCGGCGTCAACCGGGACACCTACGTGGTCGTCCGCCGCATCGCAAAGCCCGAGTGGTAG
- a CDS encoding Rrf2 family transcriptional regulator: MFKLYSKGCEYALRALTYAASQSEDGRFRAKDVCEKTDIPESFTRKVLQALVQGGFLRAVRGPHGGYVLTRPASEITLLDVIEAVEGDTTFDHCVLGFPACGSKHPCPLHDTWARAKQRLTAQLGRRTLRELADSTRRRKRRTHLDSV; this comes from the coding sequence GTGTTCAAACTGTATTCCAAGGGGTGCGAGTACGCGTTGCGCGCGCTGACCTACGCCGCGTCACAAAGCGAAGACGGGCGTTTTCGCGCGAAGGACGTATGCGAGAAGACGGACATTCCGGAATCGTTTACGCGGAAAGTCTTGCAGGCGCTGGTGCAAGGGGGCTTCCTGCGGGCGGTGCGCGGGCCCCACGGGGGGTACGTGTTGACGCGCCCTGCGAGCGAGATCACATTATTGGATGTAATCGAAGCCGTCGAAGGGGACACCACATTCGACCATTGCGTGCTGGGGTTTCCTGCGTGCGGGTCGAAGCACCCGTGCCCGCTTCACGACACCTGGGCGCGCGCGAAGCAGCGGTTGACGGCCCAACTGGGACGGCGCACGCTGCGGGAGCTGGCGGACAGCACGCGCCGCAGGAAACGCCGAACCCACCTCGATTCGGTGTAG
- the narI gene encoding respiratory nitrate reductase subunit gamma codes for MVTNFFFIGLPYIALFSLVAGSIYRYRSDRFSYSALSSQFLESKKLLWGSLPWHAGILIVLIGHLIPFLLPGLWQSFTAHFGFVIAVEIIGVVAAFMALVGLVVLLVRRLISRHVQSVTTPVDLIVLALFIAQVLIGIQTAAGHRWGSMWSVQTTTPYLWSLLTFRPDLSYVEPLPPTVKLHIAVAWFIVLLFPYSRLVHMFSIPIQYLWRLPQQVIWTNARRIQHLAPVVRTAQESRRLFLRGAVGLGSAGGLLTLGVMDKLVRFFSGPNMTPDEQAALLKKRLQRLEMTAEERELELERMRNEYIFVANLKDLSPKDGKYFIDYQMRPALAYRDVSGMPLLISAKCTHLGCTVASTVDSNGRVLCPCHMSYFDLKTGAPQAGSPATKPLPLLGWALMDDAGKVLMSQGPEGKTEGEVPAGQLDALKVYIAKRYEEIA; via the coding sequence ATGGTTACTAACTTCTTCTTCATCGGGTTGCCCTACATCGCCCTGTTCTCACTCGTGGCGGGGTCGATCTACCGGTACCGCTCCGATCGGTTCAGTTACAGCGCGTTGTCGTCGCAGTTTCTGGAAAGTAAAAAGCTGCTATGGGGATCGCTGCCGTGGCACGCGGGAATCCTGATCGTACTGATCGGGCATCTCATTCCGTTCCTGCTTCCGGGCTTGTGGCAAAGCTTCACCGCGCACTTTGGTTTCGTGATCGCCGTCGAGATCATTGGCGTTGTTGCGGCGTTTATGGCGCTCGTCGGACTCGTCGTGCTGCTGGTGCGACGGTTGATATCGCGCCACGTCCAATCTGTTACAACGCCGGTCGATCTCATTGTCCTCGCACTATTCATTGCGCAGGTGCTCATTGGCATTCAGACCGCCGCCGGGCACCGTTGGGGATCGATGTGGTCGGTGCAAACAACAACGCCATACCTTTGGAGCCTTCTGACGTTTCGTCCGGACCTCAGCTATGTCGAGCCGCTTCCACCGACGGTGAAACTGCACATTGCCGTGGCGTGGTTCATCGTGCTGCTGTTTCCGTACTCGCGGCTCGTGCACATGTTTTCGATTCCCATTCAGTACTTGTGGCGGCTGCCGCAACAAGTCATCTGGACCAATGCGCGCCGTATTCAACACCTGGCGCCGGTGGTGCGAACGGCGCAAGAATCTCGGCGCCTGTTTCTTCGGGGGGCGGTTGGCCTTGGTTCCGCGGGCGGGCTGCTCACTCTTGGCGTGATGGATAAGCTCGTTCGGTTCTTCAGCGGTCCGAACATGACGCCCGACGAGCAAGCCGCGCTGCTGAAGAAACGTCTGCAACGGCTCGAGATGACGGCGGAGGAGCGCGAACTCGAACTCGAACGCATGCGCAACGAGTACATTTTCGTGGCCAACCTGAAAGACCTTTCGCCGAAAGATGGCAAATACTTCATCGACTATCAGATGCGCCCGGCGCTTGCGTATCGCGACGTATCGGGAATGCCGTTGCTCATTAGCGCAAAGTGCACACATCTCGGTTGCACGGTCGCAAGCACGGTTGATAGCAATGGCCGGGTGCTGTGCCCGTGCCACATGTCGTACTTCGATTTGAAGACGGGCGCGCCGCAGGCGGGTTCGCCGGCGACGAAGCCGCTTCCGCTCCTGGGGTGGGCGCTGATGGACGACGCCGGAAAGGTCCTGATGAGTCAGGGTCCTGAAGGCAAGACCGAGGGCGAGGTCCCCGCAGGCCAATTGGACGCGCTCAAGGTGTACATCGCGAAGCGGTATGAGGAGATTGCGTGA
- a CDS encoding molecular chaperone TorD family protein, whose protein sequence is MNATATTTAALATIGPLFEYPDDEFQDRYDEALDAVRTFSSDAADALADFWRDLSGLSTEHAQELYTRSFDLSPVCVPYVSVHIFGAESFKRAELMTGLNATYERAGFDRGTELPDHIALLFRSAPQFDDEEWADLAGLVLKAAMDKMFTALDTAGSPWRHAMRAAQALLTTGGDTDGY, encoded by the coding sequence ATGAATGCTACTGCAACCACGACTGCGGCACTTGCCACCATTGGCCCGCTGTTCGAGTATCCCGACGACGAATTCCAGGACCGTTATGACGAAGCTCTCGACGCGGTGAGGACGTTTTCAAGCGACGCCGCCGACGCGCTCGCGGATTTCTGGCGCGACCTGTCGGGGCTTTCGACCGAACACGCGCAGGAGCTGTACACGCGTTCGTTCGACCTTTCGCCGGTGTGCGTGCCGTACGTGAGCGTGCATATCTTCGGCGCGGAGAGTTTTAAGCGCGCGGAGTTGATGACCGGCCTGAACGCTACATACGAACGCGCGGGGTTCGACCGCGGCACAGAACTCCCGGACCACATCGCGCTGTTGTTTCGGAGCGCGCCGCAGTTTGACGACGAAGAGTGGGCCGATCTGGCGGGGCTGGTGTTGAAGGCGGCGATGGACAAGATGTTCACCGCGCTCGACACGGCCGGCAGTCCGTGGCGCCATGCCATGCGTGCCGCGCAGGCCCTGTTGACGACGGGAGGCGATACGGATGGTTACTAA
- a CDS encoding Rrf2 family transcriptional regulator — protein sequence MFKLYSKGCQHALWALSYAHLEREGARFQPKDVCHRTGIPEPFTRKILQALVQGGFLNAHRGPGGGYTLARSAEKISLLDVIKAVEGRDTFDHCVMGLPECGGVNPCPIHRMWADAKTKLLKDLAAKSLADIAVIALKQQAASGKRAERKRKPSKRAVPRSRGVLLRP from the coding sequence ATGTTCAAGTTGTACTCGAAAGGATGCCAGCACGCATTGTGGGCCCTTTCGTACGCGCATCTCGAACGGGAGGGCGCGCGTTTCCAGCCGAAGGATGTTTGTCACCGCACCGGGATTCCGGAACCGTTCACGCGGAAGATACTTCAGGCGCTTGTCCAGGGCGGGTTTCTCAATGCGCACCGGGGACCTGGCGGCGGCTATACCCTTGCTCGAAGCGCCGAGAAGATTTCTCTGCTTGACGTAATCAAGGCCGTTGAGGGGCGGGACACGTTTGACCACTGTGTAATGGGACTTCCCGAATGCGGAGGCGTTAACCCCTGTCCGATTCATCGAATGTGGGCTGACGCGAAAACCAAACTGTTGAAGGACCTCGCCGCGAAGTCGCTCGCGGATATTGCGGTAATTGCGCTGAAGCAACAGGCCGCGAGCGGAAAGCGGGCGGAACGAAAGCGCAAGCCGTCAAAGCGGGCAGTGCCGCGGAGTCGCGGCGTGTTGCTGAGGCCGTAG
- a CDS encoding hemerythrin domain-containing protein, which yields MRAADVLIEEHEVIMKVVRAATAEANRIRATGKADTRLIRKMTEFFRDFVDSCHHGKEEQDYFPRLEARGIPRLMGPIGCMLTEHGIGRDEVSAIARALAAVEQGDSDAAPELARHLQAYSDLLTAHIRKENEVLFILGESVLTAEDQSDLLYNFKITGQESIGNAKYARYQDWAKQLSS from the coding sequence ATGAGAGCAGCGGATGTGCTCATCGAAGAACACGAAGTAATCATGAAGGTCGTGCGCGCTGCGACGGCCGAGGCAAACCGAATACGGGCGACCGGAAAGGCGGACACCAGGCTTATTCGCAAAATGACGGAGTTCTTTCGCGATTTCGTGGATTCATGCCATCATGGCAAAGAGGAGCAGGATTACTTCCCCCGGCTCGAAGCCCGCGGAATCCCGCGGCTCATGGGTCCAATCGGGTGCATGCTCACCGAACACGGCATTGGACGCGACGAGGTCTCCGCGATTGCGCGAGCGCTGGCCGCTGTCGAGCAGGGCGATTCGGATGCCGCGCCCGAACTGGCTCGGCACCTGCAAGCCTACTCCGACCTGCTAACCGCACATATCCGGAAGGAAAACGAAGTACTCTTTATTCTGGGGGAATCCGTATTGACCGCCGAAGATCAGTCGGACCTGCTCTATAACTTCAAGATCACCGGGCAGGAATCGATTGGAAATGCCAAGTACGCGCGGTATCAGGATTGGGCCAAACAACTGAGTTCCTGA